ACGCCGACGTGCCTGTCGCGCAGTTGTCGATCCAGCCGCGCGCCGGCGCCGCGCACCACTTTCGCGTCGGCCGCGCGCTGCGGTCGCTGCGCGACGACGGCGTGATGGTGATCGGCTCGGGCCAGATCACGCACAACCTGCGCGCGGCGGATTTCTCGGCCGCGCCCGAGGACGCGGATCCGCGCGTCGCCGAATTCACCGGCTGGTTCGAGGAGAAGCTCGCCGCGCGCGACATCGACGCGCTCCTCGACTACCGCCGCCAGGCGCCACATGCGGCACTGATGCACCCGACCGACGAGCACCTGTTGCCCGTGTTCGCGGCGCTCGGCGCGGCGGACGACGACTACCGGCCGAGAATCCAGTCGCTCGGCACGTACCAGCGCGTGCTCGCGATGACGAACTACGTGTTCGACCCGGCCGCCTGAACGACGCGGCGCGGGAATGTCGGCATCCCCGAGAGGCTACGGGCCAACGGGCCGCGAGGATCGCCCCAAACGACGAAGCCCGCCCGGGACATCCCGGGCGGGCTTCGTTCGAGAGATTCGGCCGTCGCCGCCGATCGCCGGCGACGCACCGTACGATTATGCGCCGATCCCTTCGAGGATCTCGTCGCGCGACTCGCGCTCGTCGAGATATTCGGTGCGATAGCCGGTGTTCACGCCCCAGTAGTAGAACACGAGCGCGATCGCCGCGACGACCAGCATGTCCCAGCCGTACGGCAGCAGGCCGTGGCCGCCGAACTCCTTGCTGCCGATGAGCGACAGCACGGCCATCGTCGGCAGGTACGCGACGAGCCACCACGCGGCCTTCAGGTCGCGGCCCCAGCCGCTCCAGCCGGACTTGCCCTGAAAGTAGAAGTAGACCGGCAGCGCGACGACCATCAGCAGGATGATCTCGCCCGTCAGCGGCCACTTCGCCCAGTACAGGATCAGCGATGCGCAGACAAACGCGAACGGCGCGATCAGCTTCATGCCGGGAATCGACAGCGGACGCTCGAGGTCCGTCGCCGCGCGGCGCAGCGCCATCAGGCTGATCGGGCCCGTCAGGTACGAGATCACGGTCGCGACCGAGATCACCGCGGCAAGCGAGCTCCAGCCGCGGAAGAAGAACAGGAAGATGAACGACACGATCAGGTTGAACCACATCGCGGGACGCGGCACGCCGTACAGCGGATGCACGCTGCCGAAGATCTTCGGCATCGTGTTGTTGCGCTCCATGGCGTAGATCATGCGGGTCGTCGTCGCCATGTAGGTCGTGCCGGTGCCGCTCGGGCTCACGAACGCGTCGACGTACAGCAGGATCGCGAGCCAGTTCAGGTTCAGCGCGATCGCCAGCTCCGCGAACGGCGACGCGAAGTTGAAGTGCGCCCAGCCCTTCGCGACGTCGGCCGGGTTCACTGCGCCGATGTACGCCACTTGCAGCAGCACGTAGATCACGAGCGCGATCAGGATCGACGAGATCACCGCGAACGGCACGCTGCGCGACGGGTTGCGCGCTTCGCCGGCGAGGTTCACGGGGCTCTGGAAGCCGTTGAACGCGAACACGATGCCGCTCGTCGCGACCGCCGTCAGCACGGCCGACCAGCCGTACGGCGCGAAGCTCGACGAACCGCCCGCCGTGCCGAGGTTCTCGCTATGGAAGCTCGACAGCAGCAGGCCCGCGATCGTGAGGCCCGGAATCAGGAACTTGAAGATCGTGATCGTGGTGTTCGCACGCGCGAAGAGCTTCACGCCCCAGTAGTTGAGCAGGAAGTAGATGACGACGAGGACGGCCGACAATAGCAGCCCGGGTGTCGTGAGCTCGCCGTTGACGAAGAGCGCGTGCGCCCACGCATACGGCCACGTGCTCATGTACTGGATCGACGCCTCTGCCTCGATCGGGATCACCGAGACGATCGCGATCCAGTTCGCCCACGCGCTGATGAAGCCGACGAGCGAGCCGTGCGAGTAGCGTGCATAGCGGACCATGCCGCCCGATTCGGGGAACATCGCGCCGAGCTCGGCGTACGTGAGCGCAATGGCGAGAATCACGACCGCGCCGATGATCCACGCGCAGATGGCGGCAGGCCCGGCGATCTTGGCGGCTTTCCATGCGCCGAACAGCCAGCCCGATCCGATGATCGAACCCAGCCCGGTCAGCATCAGGGCGAACGGGCCGATGTTCCGTTGAATAGAACTCTTCACAACCTCTCCTATGTCTCAACAAGCAAGGTCGGTACGCCGCCCGGGATCGAGCCGGACGGCACCGCGCATGCATTCTTGGGGGACAGGTTGCCCGATCGGGAGCAACCCATCCGCGCGCGGCGCGTAGTTTAACGGTTGCACCGGACAATGGACGCAAAAATCGATCGCCCCCTACAAAAAATCCATGACATTAGCAAGCTTTGTAAGCTCTAATATTGGGTTATCTAAGAAAAAACCCTGAGACATGATCGAAGACGATTGACCGTCGAATCGAATAGTCGTATAAACGGTCGAGCAGGATTTCAAGCGGCGAGTGAATAGGTTCTTTCGTAGTTCGCCCATCAACGGTACTCCGGTTGGTCCCATTACCCCCTTCCTTGATTTTCATGCGCTCCCCGGGCTTTGGCCCTGTTTTACATTTTTAGGAACAAGTTATGGCAACCGGTACCGTCAAGTGGTTCAACGACGCTAAGGGTTTTGGTTTCATCACGCCGGAAGGCGGCGGCGAAGATCTCTTCGCGCACTTCTCGGAAATCCGCGTCGACGGCTTCAAGACGCTGCAAGAGAACCAGAAGGTCGAGTTTGAAGTGAAGACCGGCCCGAAGGGCCTGCAGGCAGCGAACATCAAGCCGCTGTAAGCGCAGCACGAGATTTCGCAGCACAGCAAAAAGCCCCGCTTCGGCGGGGCTTTTGCTTTTGCTGCGCACGCGTCGAACCGCGCGCGGCGCACGCTCGCAAGGCGCCGGCAGCGTGCGGCCTATCCTGCCGCCGCGTGCACGTCCGCGGAAGTCGAACGCCTTCCGGCGCGCGACGCGTCAGCCGCCGTACACGCGCTGCGCATGAATGCCGAGGCCCGTCGCGACGCTCGCGAGGCGATCGCCGTACACCGGCTGCGCATCCGGAAACGCCGCCGCGAGCGCGCCCGACAGGAACGCGAGCCCCGTCGAGCCGCCCGTGAAATACAGCGCGCCGACGTCGTGCGGCGCGATCCCCGCGAGCCGCACCGTCTCGCGTGCGGCGTCGACGATCCGCGCGGTCTCGTCGCGGCTCGCGTCAACCAATTGATCCGCGTCGAACGCGATCAGCAGATCCTCCTCGACGTCGTTCAGATCGATCATCGTCTCGCCGCCCGCCGACACGCCGATCTTCGCCTCCTCCGCGCGCGCGGCGAGCGCGTGGCCGAACCGTAGCTCGACGACGCGCAGCAGGCGCTCGAAATGACGCGTATCCACGTACAGGTGCTTCATCAGCTTGAGCTCGCCGATTCGCTTCGGCGTATAGACGGTGTTGATCAGGTGCCAGGTCGCCAGATCGAAATAGATCCGGTTCGGCAGCTCGCGGCCCTCCGGATCGAGCGCGCGGTAGCCGAACGCGGGCAGCACCGCGGACAGCTCGACGCGCCGGTCGTAATCGGTGCCGGCGACATGTACGCCGTGATGCGCAAGCACGTCGTCCTTGCGCTCGAGCCGGCGCATCCGCTCGGGGCCGACCCGCACGAGCGAGAAGTCCGACGTGCCGCCGCCGATGTCCGCGACGAGCACGAGCCGCTCGGCGTCCTGCCGCGATTCGTAATCGAACGCAGCCGCGATCGGCTCGTACTGGAACTGCACGTCGGCGAGCCCGACCGCGTGCGCGGCCGCCTCGAGCTGCTGCTGCGCAAGGCGGTCTGCGCGCGGATCGCCGTCGACGAAAAACACCGGGCGGCCAAGCACCGCGCGGCCGATCGCCCCGCCCGCGCACGCCTCGGCCTTCTGCTTCAGATGCATCAGGAAGAGCGCGATCACGTCGGTGTACGCGATCGCCGAGCCGTCGCCGAGATCGGTCGTCGTTTCCGCGAGCGGCGAGCCGAGAATGCTCTTCATCGAACGCATCAGGCGGCCGTCGAAGCCGTCGATGTACGATGCGAGCGCCGCGCGGCCGTACTCGCGGGCGCCCTCGTCGGTATTGAAGAAGATGGCGGTGGGCAGCGTCAGGTGCTCGCCTTCGACGGGAGCGAGCCGCATCCCGGTCGCGCCGCCGCCGCGCGGCAGCGCGACCGCGGAATTGGACGTGCCGAAGTCGATCGCGCAGTAAGTCATGGGCGGGCCGCCGGACAGCGGTGCGAAAAACGAAAAGGACCGGCTTTTTATCACGAAACCGCCGCGCGTCACAACCGGGGCGCGAACGGATGCACGCGAGACCCGGCGCGCGAGGCGGCGGCCGGCGCAGGGGAACGACGGGCGCGCGCCCATATTGCCGCGCCGGCCGGCGGCGGCTTCACCGTGAGGCGCGCGCCGGCCGTGCGTTTCGTTACGTCAAGCCGCCGACGAGAACGGCTTGTGCCACGCGTCCGCGTAGACGACCTCGCCGATCGCGTGGCGCGTGCGCGGCGCGCGTTCGCGCTCGCGCAGCACCGGATCGAGCTTGTCGGCATCGCCGTAGTGGCCGATCGAGATGATCGCGAGCGGCTCGACGTCGGCGGGAATCGCGAACGCGTCGCGGAACGCCTTCACGTCGAAACCGCTCATCTGGTGCGCCGCGAGACCGAGCGCGTGCGCCTGCAGCACGAGCGACATCGCGGCCGCACCGGCGTCGTAGAGCGCCGTCGGACTCGGCTCGCCCTTCGACGTGAGCGTGTGCGCGGTCACCGCGATCAGCACGGGCGCGGGCGCGTTCCAGCCCTGATTGAACGGCACGAGGGTCGAGAAGGCGCGCTTGAACGCGACTTCGTCCTTGCTGCGGTCGAATACGATGAAGCGCCACGGCTGCGCGTTGTACGCGGACGGCGCCCAGCGCGCCGCTTCGAGCACGGCATGCAGATGCTCGGCGCTGACGGGCTCGCTCGAATACGCGCGCGGACTCCAGCGGCCGGCGATCAGTTCGTGAATCGAAACGGAAGTGGGAGCGGGTTTGACGGACATGCGTTTCCTCACCAATTTTTAAAAAGGGCTCGGTCGCCCGGAAAAGAAACGCCAGCATAACCGCTTGTCGATGAGCTTGCCGAACCGTGCGCGCAAATGCAAATCGGCGTTTGCGCAGAGGAACGCCGGACGCGGCAAGGCGGCGGCCGGCGCACCGGCCCTGCCGTGCGGAGAGCGGGACAATGCAAGCCAATGTGCGCCGCGCATTCCCGGCCGCGCCTCGACCTTCCCGCGCCGGTCGCGTGCGGCAAGAACATCGCGGCAGCTCCCGCCGCGCCGCCGGCTCCGCGTGCGCGGCGCAGCCACGCCGCTCAAGCCGCGCTCGCCGAGACCCGCGCCGTCCCGCGATTGATCCGCAACACGATCAGCGCACCGACGATGCACAGCCCGCCCGAGATCATCGACGCGACCGTATAAGTGCCGAGGCTCGCGCGCAGCATGCCGGCGCCGAGCGCCGCAAACGCCGCGCCGAGCTGGTGGCCCGCGACGATCCAGCCGAACACGACGGGCGCCGCGTCCTTGCCGTACACGTCGGTTGCAAGACGCACGGTAGGCGGCACGGTCGCGATCCAGTCGAGCCCGTAGAACACCGCGAAGAGCGGCAGCCCGAAGAAATCGATGCCGAACGCGTGCGGCAGATAGATCAGCGACAGCCCGCGCAGCCCGTAATACCAGAACAGCAGCACGCGGCTGTCGTAGCGGTCGGACAGCCAGCCCGACATCGTCGTGCCGATCAGATCGAACACGCCCATCGCCGCGAGCAGCGACGCGCCCTGCACTTCAGTCATCCCGTAGTCGCTGCACATCGCGATCAGGTGCGTGCCGACGTAGCCGTTCGTGCTCGCGCCGCAGATGAAGAAGCTGAAGAACAGCAGCCAGAAGTCGCGTGTCTTCGACGCGGTCGCGAGCGTGCCGAATGCAACCGCGATCGGGTTGCGCTTCGCGCCGTCGTCCGCGCGCGGCGCGTTCGCGGGCTCGCCATACGGGCGCAGCCCGACATCCGACGGCCGCTCCGGCAGCAGCAGCGCGACGAGCGGCACCGCGATCGCCACGGCCACCGCGACCGTCAGCACGACGGGCCGCCACCCGTGGTGCTGCGCGATCGCCGCGAGCATCGGCAGGAACACGAGCTGGCCCGTCGCGGAGCTTGCGGTCAGCAGCCCCATCACGAGGCCGCGCCGCGCGACGAACCAGCGGGTGACGAAGGTCGCCGACAGCGTGAGCGCCGCGACGCCCGTCGCGCCGCCAACCATCACGCCCCAGACGAGCACCATCTGCCACGTCGCCGTCATCATCGACGACAACGCGACGCCCGCGCCCATCACGACGAGCGCGGCGAGAATCGTCGGCCGCACGCCGAAGCGCTGCATCGCCGCGGCCGCGAACGGCCCGGTCAGCCCGTAGAGCGCGATGTTCACCGAGATCGCGAGCGAGATCGACGCGCGGCTCCAGCCGAACTCGTGCTCGAGCGGCACCATCAGCACGCTCGGCGTCGCACGGGTGCCCGCCGCCGCGAGAAGAATCAGGAACACCACCGCCGCCGCGAGCCAGCCGTAATGAAAACGCCCGCCTATCCGCCTTGCCGCCCAGTTCATTCGTTTCACTCCTGACGCCGGCCGCGCCAAGCCGTCGACGCGCCGGTGGTTGAGGGGAAATTCCGCCGATCTTGTTACCGATCGGTCACAAGTTGTTGCGATCCTAGTGACCGATCGGTAACATGTCAAGCGTTCAATTTTCGTAGTCGGGATCGAGCATGGCCACCACTACCGCCGCCAAGCCTGCCGCCAAGGCCGCCGCCAAACCGGCCGGCCGCCGGGCGCGCAGCACGCAAGTCGCGGGCGCGCAGGCGCAGCAGCACCTGCTGCGCGCCGCCGAGGAGCTGTTCTATCAGGAAGGAATTCGCGCGGTAGGCGTCGACGCGGTCGTCGAGCGCGCGGGCGTCAACAAGATGAGCCTCTACCGGCAGTTCGCGTCGAAAGACGAGCTCGTCCTCGCGTACCTCGATCGAATGGACGCGTGCTTCTTCGAGCGCTTGGACGCGAGCGTCGCCAAGCATCCGAACGACCCGAAGGCGCAGCTCGTCCAGTACTTCGACGACCTCGCGCAGCGCGCGTCGCAGCCGGGCTACCGGGGCTGCCCGTTCGTCAACGTCGCGACCGAGTTCCCGGATCTCGATCATCCGGCGCGGCGCGCAGTGGCCGACAACAAGGACCGGCTGACGGCGCGGCTCGTCGCGCTGTCGGAGGCGGCGGGCGCGCGCGAGCCGCAGGCGCTCGCCGGCGCGCTCGCATTGGTGATCGAAGGCATTTACGCGGCGAGCCAGACGTACCGGCCGGGCGCATCCCCGATCGGCAGCGCGCCGGGTGTCGCGCGGCAACTGATCGACGCGGCGTGCGCGTGATGCGCCGCCGGCAGGCGCGCAGCGGCCGGGTGCGCCGCGCATGACGCGCCGACGCGCGATCGTCGGCCGGCGGGCGAATCGCCGCGGCCGCGGATCGACACATCGGGCGCGCCCCGCCGCACGTCATTGCCGGCCGACTGCCCGCCGCATGCGGCATCGGTCGATTTCGCGCTGCCGCTCGCGTGCCCGGTCACGGCCCCGGCCCGCGAGTGCCCGCCGCGAACGCATCGGCTGAGGGCACACGAAACGCGTCGCCGCGCCACACGTCGCGCGGCGAGCGCCCGCTACAATCGCTGCTTGACCGCCACGCCGTTTCCGCCATGACCGAAGTCTCCCCGTCCGACGCCGATATCCTCGCCGCCACCCGCCACTGGCTGGCGCGCGCGGTGATCGGGCTCAATCTGTGCCCGTTCGCGAAGAGCGTCCATGTGAAGCGGCAGGTCCGCTACGCGATCAGCCGCGCGACGTCGCTCGAAGCCGCGCTGCCGGATCTCGAAAACGAGCTGCGCCGCCTCGACGGCGCCGATCCCGACGAAATCGACACAACGCTCCTGATCTTTCCGAACGCGTTCGCCGATTTCCTCGACTACAACGACGCGCTGTGGTTCGCCGATCGCCTTCTGCAACAGTTGCGCCTCGACGGCACGCTGCAGATCGCAAGCTTCCATCCGCACTATCAGTTCGAAGGCACCGAGCCCGACGACATCGAGAACTACACGAACCGCGCGCCGTATCCGATCCTGCACTTGCTGCGGGAGGCGAGCATCGAGCGCGCGGTCGACGCGTTCCCGGACGCGGCAGACATCTACGCGCGCAACCAGGCGACGATGCGCCGCCTCGGCCACGCGGGCTGGCGCGACTGGATGGCGCGGCGCGGCGAAGGGGAAGGAGAAGACGGGGACGAAGGCAAGGAGGCCGCGCAGTAACGCGCGCCGCGCGAGCGCCCGCGCTTCGCATGCGGTGAACGGCGCGCCACGCGCCGGAGGTCACGCGCTCGGCGGCCCGGAGTCCGCCGCGGCCGGCTCGGCGCGCGCATCGCCCGTTGCCTGAGCGCCGGGCGCGAAGAAGCGCTCGCGCAGTTGCGCGAGACCGAACATGTCGAGGATCTCGTTGAGCCGCTCGCTCGGCTTGCGTCGCGGCAGGTTCTTGTATTGCGCGATGATGAGCTCGTTCTTCATCGAATGCTCCCAGCCGACGAGCTCGGTCACGCTCACCTGATAGCCGTGCGCCTCGAGCTGCAGGCAGCGCAGCACGTTCGTGATCTGGCTGCCGAACTCGCGCGTATGCAACGGATGCCGCCACACTTCGGCCAGCGCGTTCGCAAGCGACTTCCCCTTGTTCTTGCGCAGCACGCCCGCGACTTCCGCCTGGCAGCACGGCACGAGCACGATGTAGCGCGCGCGCTTGGCGAGCGCGAAGCGGATCGCGTCGTCGGTCGCGGTGTCGCACGCGTGCAGCGCGGTGACGACATCGACCGTTTCCGGCAATGTCGGTGACGTGATCGAATCGGCCACCGACAGATTCAGGAATGACATCCCGCCGAAGCCGAGCCGCGCGGCGAGTTCGGTCGAGCGCGCGACGAGTTCCTCGCGCGTTTCGATCCCGTAGATATGCGAACCCGCGTGCGGACGCTCCTTGAAGAACAGGTCGTACAGGATGAAACCGAGATACGACTTGCCCGCGCCGTGATCGACGAGCGTCACGCCGCCCGTCTCCCGCGCGACGTCCTCGAGCAGCGGCTCGATGAACTGGAACAGGTGATACACCTGCTTCAGCTTGCGGCGGCTGTCCTGGTTCATCTTGCCGTCGCGCGTCAGGATATGCAGTTCCTTCAGCAGTTCGATCGACTGGTTCGGGCGGATTTCGTAGGTCTTGGTCGACATCGGGAAGCGGGCCGGCGGCCGCGCGAACCGAAGGTCGAGCGGCGGTGGGCGGCGTCAAAGCGTGCGTGGAAGCGTCACAGTTTACCGAAAACCACTCGCGCCGCCCTCGGACGCGTGCGGCGAACGGCCCGCTAATTGCGGGCGGCAAGCCTCCAGAGCGAAGTCGTCTCGGCGGCGCGCGCGCGGTGCAGCGGGTCCGTGGGGTCCGACGCCTTCGGGTGCGCGGGCTTCACGTCGTCGCGGCCGACGACGGCAAGGCCCGCCGCGTCGATCCAGCCGAGCAGTTCGTCGCGCGTGCGCAGGCCGAGATGCTCGGCGAAGTCCGACAGGATCAGCCAGCCTTCGCCGCCCGGCGCGAGATGTGCGGCAAGCCCCGAGAGAAAGCCTCTCAGCATCCGGCTGTCCGGATCGTAGACCGCGTATTCGAGCGGCGAGCTCGGCCGCGCGGGCACCCACGGCGGATTGCAGACGACGAGCGGCGCGCGCCCGTCGGGAAACAGATCGGCTTCGACGATCTCGACCTGCTGCGCGTAACCGAGCCGCGCGACATTTTCCGCCGCGCACGCGAGCGCGCGCTTGTCCTGATCGGTCGCGACGACGCGCTCGACGCCGCGCGACGCAAGCACCGCGGCAAGCACGCCCGTGCCGACGCCGATGTCGAACGCAAGCGATGTCGACGGCAGCGGCGCGCGCGCGACGAGCTCGACGTACTCGCCGCGCACGGGCGAGAACACGCCGTAGTGCGGATGAATCCGCTCCCCGCCGAGCGCGGCGACCGGCACGCCCTTCTTGCGCCATTCGTGCGCGCCGACGATGCCGAGCAACTCGCGCAGCGACGCGATCGAGCGCTCGCCGCCCGCGCCGTACGCCTCCTCGCACGCGGCGCGCAGATCCGGCGCGCGGCGCAGCGCGATCGAATAGTCGGCCTCGAGCGGGATCAGCAGCATGCCGAGCGTGCGGGCGCGCTGCGCCTGCGCCATCCGATGGAGATTGAACGCGTCGCCGGGCGCCGCGGCAGGCTTGGCCTTCTTCGGCCTGCGCTCGATGCGGCGCGCGAGCGCCTGCAACAGCTGGCGCGCGTTCTGGAAATCGCCTTGCCAGACGAGCGACGTGCCTTCGCACGCAAGGCGATACGCAATGTCGGCCGTCGTGCGATCGTCGGCCACGACCGCGCGGCGCGGCGGCGGCGAACCGGCTTCCGAGCGCCAGCGGGCGACGTGCTCGACGCCGTCGGCGTCGGTCCAATGAAATTCGGGAAAGGCAGTCACGAGAAATCGGGATACGTTGATCGGCAGGCGGCGCGACACGCCGCGGACGACACAGTACCGCGCTTTGCGACCCGCAGCAAAAGGCGGCCCGTGCGGGCCCCGTCATTCGCCTCCCGGCCCTCGACCTCATCGCGAACGGAACGAGGTACGCACACCTGCCGCCGCGCACGGAATCGACGGCAAGCAAGCGTCGGCGCGAGACTCGCGATCCGATCGCGACGTGAATCGACGCGGCTGACCGGCGGCCGCGCGCACGCGCGTGACCACACTCCGGACGGCTGGAACAGCGCCGCGCGTCACTTCCCCTGCGCGTCGAACCAGCCGGACCCGCCGAACTCGACCATCACGATCGGTTTCCCCCGTCCTGATTCGCCGCCACCTGATCGTTCGCGCACATCACCGCGAGCCCGTCGCGCGGACCCACGACTTCGGCATCGGATAGTGAGGATCGGTCACGCAAGCCAGATCGGCGCGCACGCGCATTGCATCAATCGTCATGGATTCTCCCGAGCCTCGGAAGATCGAATTCACCTTCCTCTTGCTCGGCATGCGCGCCGCACGAACAAGATGCGTCCGCCTGATCGGACTCCGAACAATTTTCCCAAAGCGGCGGGCAGCGGGGTGCACACCGCCGCTCCCAAGACACGCTCGAGCATTCAGGATTTCGAACGATGTCGGATTGGCACGCGCTAGCGTCCGTCCGTGTAGCCCGACGACGAAGCGGGTAAGCTCAGCGTGCCCGAATCGGAGAAGCGCACGCTACCGAACAATCCGCCCGCGAGCTTGCCGCGCAGCACATAAGGCAGCTTGCCGGATTCCGTCGCGTCCGCGAGTCCGAACGCCTGCCGCGCCGCCGCGAACGCGGACACCGTGACCGGCACGCTCAGCACTTGCTCGCCGAAACGCGGCACCGTGCCCCGCGCGTCACTCACGCCGCTCGCGAACGGCCGTCCATTCAGTTCGAGATCGAGCGCGACGCCGTCGTAGTCGATCGGCGCATCGTTCGGGTTCTGCAGCCGCAGCTTCACGTCGAAGCGCATCTCGAGCCCCTGCCCGGCGAGCGGCTCGATGCCGACGACGCTCACGCGCACGGGATCGCGCGCGGTCAGCGCCGCGCACCCGCCCAGCGCGAGCAGCACGGCGAGCGCGGCAAACAACAGTCCAACGAACGAGCGGGTACTGTGCCAGACACGCATTGACGACGATCCTCGAAACAGGGGCGGGAGCCGCCATTCTAACCAGCGCGTGCGCGACGCACACGGAACCGCCCGTGCACCACCCGGCACGCAACTCCAATCTTTCGTAGTTCAGCGATCGACTTCCCGCACGCTTTGCACGGGCACTACGAATATTCAATCAACATCATTCCCGAATTAAACATTTCGAAAATGAAATTTGAAGAAGGAATCTAAAAAACACTTCTCATCAAATTTTTTTTGATTCCTTTACGTTAATCCATCAAGTATATTGAGCCATCTTTCGAATCACCCGACATTCCTTAAGGCAGCTTGACGAAGCTGACGTTCC
Above is a window of Burkholderia thailandensis E264 DNA encoding:
- a CDS encoding DODA-type extradiol aromatic ring-opening family dioxygenase, whose amino-acid sequence is MNRLPSLYLSHGAPTLPIDPTLPSGAFTALGGELPRPRAVLMLSAHWLTQQPVVSTAERPDTIHDFYGFPRALYEIRYPAPGAPDVAARAAALLGGAGIETAATPHGLDHGAWVPMLLMFPHADVPVAQLSIQPRAGAAHHFRVGRALRSLRDDGVMVIGSGQITHNLRAADFSAAPEDADPRVAEFTGWFEEKLAARDIDALLDYRRQAPHAALMHPTDEHLLPVFAALGAADDDYRPRIQSLGTYQRVLAMTNYVFDPAA
- a CDS encoding APC family permease, which produces MKSSIQRNIGPFALMLTGLGSIIGSGWLFGAWKAAKIAGPAAICAWIIGAVVILAIALTYAELGAMFPESGGMVRYARYSHGSLVGFISAWANWIAIVSVIPIEAEASIQYMSTWPYAWAHALFVNGELTTPGLLLSAVLVVIYFLLNYWGVKLFARANTTITIFKFLIPGLTIAGLLLSSFHSENLGTAGGSSSFAPYGWSAVLTAVATSGIVFAFNGFQSPVNLAGEARNPSRSVPFAVISSILIALVIYVLLQVAYIGAVNPADVAKGWAHFNFASPFAELAIALNLNWLAILLYVDAFVSPSGTGTTYMATTTRMIYAMERNNTMPKIFGSVHPLYGVPRPAMWFNLIVSFIFLFFFRGWSSLAAVISVATVISYLTGPISLMALRRAATDLERPLSIPGMKLIAPFAFVCASLILYWAKWPLTGEIILLMVVALPVYFYFQGKSGWSGWGRDLKAAWWLVAYLPTMAVLSLIGSKEFGGHGLLPYGWDMLVVAAIALVFYYWGVNTGYRTEYLDERESRDEILEGIGA
- a CDS encoding cold-shock protein codes for the protein MATGTVKWFNDAKGFGFITPEGGGEDLFAHFSEIRVDGFKTLQENQKVEFEVKTGPKGLQAANIKPL
- a CDS encoding Hsp70 family protein, whose product is MTYCAIDFGTSNSAVALPRGGGATGMRLAPVEGEHLTLPTAIFFNTDEGAREYGRAALASYIDGFDGRLMRSMKSILGSPLAETTTDLGDGSAIAYTDVIALFLMHLKQKAEACAGGAIGRAVLGRPVFFVDGDPRADRLAQQQLEAAAHAVGLADVQFQYEPIAAAFDYESRQDAERLVLVADIGGGTSDFSLVRVGPERMRRLERKDDVLAHHGVHVAGTDYDRRVELSAVLPAFGYRALDPEGRELPNRIYFDLATWHLINTVYTPKRIGELKLMKHLYVDTRHFERLLRVVELRFGHALAARAEEAKIGVSAGGETMIDLNDVEEDLLIAFDADQLVDASRDETARIVDAARETVRLAGIAPHDVGALYFTGGSTGLAFLSGALAAAFPDAQPVYGDRLASVATGLGIHAQRVYGG
- a CDS encoding nitroreductase family protein; its protein translation is MSVKPAPTSVSIHELIAGRWSPRAYSSEPVSAEHLHAVLEAARWAPSAYNAQPWRFIVFDRSKDEVAFKRAFSTLVPFNQGWNAPAPVLIAVTAHTLTSKGEPSPTALYDAGAAAMSLVLQAHALGLAAHQMSGFDVKAFRDAFAIPADVEPLAIISIGHYGDADKLDPVLRERERAPRTRHAIGEVVYADAWHKPFSSAA
- a CDS encoding MFS transporter; its protein translation is MNWAARRIGGRFHYGWLAAAVVFLILLAAAGTRATPSVLMVPLEHEFGWSRASISLAISVNIALYGLTGPFAAAAMQRFGVRPTILAALVVMGAGVALSSMMTATWQMVLVWGVMVGGATGVAALTLSATFVTRWFVARRGLVMGLLTASSATGQLVFLPMLAAIAQHHGWRPVVLTVAVAVAIAVPLVALLLPERPSDVGLRPYGEPANAPRADDGAKRNPIAVAFGTLATASKTRDFWLLFFSFFICGASTNGYVGTHLIAMCSDYGMTEVQGASLLAAMGVFDLIGTTMSGWLSDRYDSRVLLFWYYGLRGLSLIYLPHAFGIDFFGLPLFAVFYGLDWIATVPPTVRLATDVYGKDAAPVVFGWIVAGHQLGAAFAALGAGMLRASLGTYTVASMISGGLCIVGALIVLRINRGTARVSASAA
- a CDS encoding TetR/AcrR family transcriptional regulator; protein product: MATTTAAKPAAKAAAKPAGRRARSTQVAGAQAQQHLLRAAEELFYQEGIRAVGVDAVVERAGVNKMSLYRQFASKDELVLAYLDRMDACFFERLDASVAKHPNDPKAQLVQYFDDLAQRASQPGYRGCPFVNVATEFPDLDHPARRAVADNKDRLTARLVALSEAAGAREPQALAGALALVIEGIYAASQTYRPGASPIGSAPGVARQLIDAACA
- a CDS encoding DUF1415 domain-containing protein, coding for MTEVSPSDADILAATRHWLARAVIGLNLCPFAKSVHVKRQVRYAISRATSLEAALPDLENELRRLDGADPDEIDTTLLIFPNAFADFLDYNDALWFADRLLQQLRLDGTLQIASFHPHYQFEGTEPDDIENYTNRAPYPILHLLREASIERAVDAFPDAADIYARNQATMRRLGHAGWRDWMARRGEGEGEDGDEGKEAAQ
- a CDS encoding class I SAM-dependent methyltransferase produces the protein MSTKTYEIRPNQSIELLKELHILTRDGKMNQDSRRKLKQVYHLFQFIEPLLEDVARETGGVTLVDHGAGKSYLGFILYDLFFKERPHAGSHIYGIETREELVARSTELAARLGFGGMSFLNLSVADSITSPTLPETVDVVTALHACDTATDDAIRFALAKRARYIVLVPCCQAEVAGVLRKNKGKSLANALAEVWRHPLHTREFGSQITNVLRCLQLEAHGYQVSVTELVGWEHSMKNELIIAQYKNLPRRKPSERLNEILDMFGLAQLRERFFAPGAQATGDARAEPAAADSGPPSA
- a CDS encoding methyltransferase: MTAFPEFHWTDADGVEHVARWRSEAGSPPPRRAVVADDRTTADIAYRLACEGTSLVWQGDFQNARQLLQALARRIERRPKKAKPAAAPGDAFNLHRMAQAQRARTLGMLLIPLEADYSIALRRAPDLRAACEEAYGAGGERSIASLRELLGIVGAHEWRKKGVPVAALGGERIHPHYGVFSPVRGEYVELVARAPLPSTSLAFDIGVGTGVLAAVLASRGVERVVATDQDKRALACAAENVARLGYAQQVEIVEADLFPDGRAPLVVCNPPWVPARPSSPLEYAVYDPDSRMLRGFLSGLAAHLAPGGEGWLILSDFAEHLGLRTRDELLGWIDAAGLAVVGRDDVKPAHPKASDPTDPLHRARAAETTSLWRLAARN
- a CDS encoding LEA type 2 family protein; translated protein: MRVWHSTRSFVGLLFAALAVLLALGGCAALTARDPVRVSVVGIEPLAGQGLEMRFDVKLRLQNPNDAPIDYDGVALDLELNGRPFASGVSDARGTVPRFGEQVLSVPVTVSAFAAARQAFGLADATESGKLPYVLRGKLAGGLFGSVRFSDSGTLSLPASSSGYTDGR